In Acinetobacter sp. TGL-Y2, a genomic segment contains:
- a CDS encoding copper resistance protein NlpE N-terminal domain-containing protein: protein MQKSILIPLIAISTLSLQACDTASSTPSVAEKSKQAEAAVRPLWAGKYQGTTPCMACFSRCDECLGMSVDLLLNPDQTFVLNRISLSGHNDIETMKGQFKFTGNDSKLIELVGVNKRNLILVDLEHQLLEIREDLTAHGFVEFEDFSLQRSS from the coding sequence ATGCAAAAATCAATTTTAATTCCGCTTATTGCTATTTCTACCTTGTCGTTACAGGCATGCGATACAGCTTCTTCAACCCCATCTGTAGCTGAAAAATCTAAACAAGCAGAGGCAGCAGTTAGACCGCTTTGGGCTGGAAAGTATCAAGGCACAACACCGTGTATGGCGTGTTTTTCCCGTTGTGATGAATGTCTAGGTATGTCGGTTGATTTACTGCTGAACCCTGATCAGACTTTTGTGCTGAATCGAATTAGCCTAAGCGGTCATAATGATATTGAAACGATGAAAGGTCAGTTCAAATTTACAGGCAATGATTCCAAACTGATTGAGCTGGTCGGGGTAAACAAGCGCAATTTGATATTGGTGGATTTAGAGCATCAGTTGCTTGAGATTCGTGAAGATTTGACAGCACATGGTTTTGTTGAGTTTGAAGATTTCAGTTTACAGCGCAGTAGCTAA
- a CDS encoding MaoC family dehydratase, with the protein MNTRHFSQLPKPYLAYPKVIQGLIFKKPKGEQVLPQVEYVVDQFNIDQKHLAAYNEVCGYQNNGEVSATYLAVTSQSLQMHMMAQEAFPFAMLGLVHIRNQVKQFRKVGVSENLTLSCKFGELKPHDKGLQFDFLTTVKVAGEVVMEGLTTYLSRQKTQQTISTKTKDESIAEYQLQAVWGVAENTGRRYAMASGDFNLIHIHAFTAKAFGFKQAIAHGMWSKARALASLTLPEAYEADVYFKLPMFLPSKVEFLTAEENSVTQILIRNEKSHKPHVSGILKAI; encoded by the coding sequence ATGAATACTCGCCATTTTAGTCAACTGCCTAAGCCTTACTTGGCTTATCCGAAGGTCATTCAAGGGCTTATTTTTAAAAAGCCTAAAGGTGAGCAGGTATTGCCACAGGTTGAATATGTGGTGGATCAATTCAATATCGATCAAAAACACCTTGCAGCTTATAATGAAGTGTGTGGTTATCAGAATAACGGTGAAGTTTCTGCGACCTATTTGGCTGTAACTTCACAAAGTTTACAAATGCATATGATGGCGCAAGAGGCTTTTCCTTTTGCGATGTTAGGTTTGGTGCATATTCGAAATCAAGTTAAACAATTCCGTAAAGTAGGTGTGAGTGAGAACCTGACTTTGTCGTGTAAATTTGGTGAGTTAAAGCCCCACGATAAGGGCCTACAGTTCGACTTTCTGACCACTGTGAAAGTGGCAGGTGAAGTGGTCATGGAGGGCTTAACAACGTATCTTTCTCGTCAGAAAACCCAGCAGACGATCTCAACTAAAACTAAAGACGAAAGCATTGCTGAATATCAACTACAAGCAGTTTGGGGTGTGGCTGAAAATACAGGTCGCCGTTATGCCATGGCATCTGGTGATTTCAATTTAATTCATATTCATGCATTTACAGCCAAAGCCTTTGGTTTTAAACAAGCGATTGCACATGGCATGTGGAGCAAGGCACGTGCCTTAGCCAGTTTAACTTTGCCAGAAGCCTATGAAGCAGATGTATATTTTAAGTTACCCATGTTCTTGCCCTCTAAAGTCGAGTTTTTGACTGCAGAAGAAAACAGTGTGACACAGATTTTAATTCGCAATGAAAAATCACATAAGCCGCATGTATCGGGTATTTTAAAAGCGATATAA
- the cpaB gene encoding metalloprotease secretion chaperone CpaB has translation MKKIFMILLAAIVGIAAILLYFKPQSLDSIIQENSQNDVVSHHVSNNHTNQAINKHIDRISMSKNNAQDEQLLVAIEPNAVRSLILPEHFKQHQDGFLFSFDLDKMSFRQVGDQFGLKMLQFDINRKAIIQSMDQLDDDIVKWQGTFEGYPADLNYFTITQSQQDRYAVMKIFTDKGSFVAEIKDGIGLAKPENVLESDGLHAH, from the coding sequence ATGAAAAAAATATTCATGATTCTGCTTGCAGCAATTGTTGGGATTGCTGCAATTCTTTTGTATTTTAAACCGCAATCTCTTGATTCCATCATTCAGGAAAATAGTCAAAATGATGTAGTTTCTCATCATGTATCCAATAATCACACGAATCAAGCCATTAACAAGCATATTGATCGAATATCGATGTCTAAAAACAATGCTCAGGATGAGCAATTGCTTGTTGCGATTGAACCCAATGCAGTACGTAGTTTAATTTTACCTGAGCATTTTAAACAGCACCAAGATGGTTTTTTATTCAGCTTTGATCTAGATAAAATGTCATTTAGACAGGTGGGTGATCAATTCGGATTGAAAATGCTGCAATTTGATATCAACCGTAAAGCAATCATCCAATCTATGGATCAATTAGATGATGATATTGTGAAGTGGCAAGGAACATTTGAAGGTTATCCTGCTGATTTAAACTACTTTACCATTACACAAAGTCAGCAAGATCGTTATGCAGTCATGAAGATTTTTACCGATAAAGGAAGTTTCGTCGCAGAAATTAAAGATGGGATTGGTCTGGCGAAGCCTGAAAATGTTCTTGAAAGCGATGGTTTGCATGCCCATTAA
- a CDS encoding acetyl-CoA C-acetyltransferase codes for MSKTTQENPTVENSAKETVSNTSKTRSNTSKSTASTPQLANTQKTSNPRSTSSRRKTQTSNTKKAESTALTTTQSAVPQDNTMSQTTIRRVAIIGGNRIPFARSNGAYFQASNSDMLTAALNGLVERFGLHGQRLGEVVAGAVLKHSRDFNMTRECVLDTELAPETPAYDIQQACGTGLQAAFSVANKIALGQIDVGIAGGVDTTSDAPIAFGDGLRKALLELNIAKTAKDRLKALTKINVKDLLDAPKNGEPRTGLSMGDHQAITTLEWGISREAQDELAAKSHQNMAKAYEEGFFDDLITPFLGLERDNNLRPDSSVEKLAKLKPAFGKGDARTMTAGNSTPLTDGASVVLLASEEWAKANGHEVLAYLSFSETAAVDFIGKKEGLLMAPAYAVPRMLERAGLKLQDFDYYEIHEAFASQVLSTLKAWEDPKFCKERLGLDAPLGSIDRTKLNVKGSSLAAGHPFAATGGRIIASAAKLINQKGSGRVLVSICAAGGQGVTAIIEK; via the coding sequence ATGAGCAAAACAACTCAAGAAAATCCAACAGTCGAGAATTCTGCGAAAGAAACGGTGTCAAATACGTCAAAAACTCGTTCAAATACGAGTAAAAGTACCGCATCGACTCCACAGCTCGCAAATACTCAAAAAACGTCTAATCCCCGTTCTACGTCATCACGTCGTAAAACCCAGACTTCAAATACAAAAAAAGCTGAATCGACAGCTTTAACGACTACTCAATCTGCTGTTCCACAGGATAATACTATGAGTCAAACTACTATTCGCCGTGTGGCTATTATTGGGGGAAATCGTATTCCCTTCGCTCGCTCAAATGGTGCGTATTTTCAAGCCTCCAACTCAGACATGCTCACTGCAGCGTTAAATGGTTTGGTAGAACGCTTTGGTTTACACGGTCAACGTTTAGGTGAAGTGGTTGCAGGTGCTGTGCTTAAACATAGCCGTGATTTTAATATGACCCGTGAATGTGTACTGGACACTGAACTTGCACCAGAAACACCTGCATATGACATCCAACAGGCTTGTGGTACAGGTCTACAAGCGGCATTTTCTGTGGCCAATAAAATTGCACTCGGTCAAATTGACGTGGGTATTGCAGGCGGTGTGGATACCACCTCAGATGCCCCTATCGCATTTGGCGATGGCTTACGTAAAGCTCTGCTTGAGCTGAACATTGCCAAGACAGCTAAAGATCGTCTAAAAGCCTTGACCAAAATTAATGTCAAAGATTTGCTTGATGCACCAAAAAATGGTGAACCACGTACAGGTCTATCGATGGGTGACCATCAAGCGATTACCACCCTTGAGTGGGGTATTTCTCGTGAAGCACAAGATGAACTTGCAGCCAAGTCACATCAAAATATGGCAAAAGCCTATGAAGAAGGCTTCTTCGATGACTTGATCACACCTTTCTTAGGTTTAGAGCGTGACAATAACTTGCGTCCAGATTCTAGCGTTGAAAAATTGGCAAAGTTAAAACCTGCTTTTGGTAAAGGCGATGCGCGCACCATGACTGCGGGCAACTCAACTCCGTTGACCGATGGTGCTTCTGTGGTATTACTGGCTTCAGAAGAATGGGCAAAAGCCAATGGTCACGAAGTACTGGCTTATTTAAGTTTCTCTGAAACTGCTGCGGTCGACTTCATTGGTAAGAAAGAAGGCTTGCTGATGGCACCAGCCTATGCAGTACCGCGTATGCTAGAACGCGCAGGTCTTAAACTTCAAGATTTTGATTACTATGAAATTCATGAAGCCTTTGCATCACAAGTGCTTTCAACCCTTAAAGCATGGGAAGATCCTAAATTCTGTAAAGAGCGTTTAGGTTTAGATGCACCGTTAGGTTCAATTGACCGCACTAAACTTAACGTCAAAGGTTCATCTTTGGCTGCAGGTCACCCATTTGCTGCAACAGGCGGTCGTATTATTGCTAGCGCTGCGAAACTGATTAACCAAAAAGGTTCAGGTCGTGTACTGGTATCAATCTGCGCTGCCGGCGGTCAAGGTGTAACCGCTATTATTGAAAAATAA
- the cpaA gene encoding metalloendopeptidase CpaA codes for MKNKISWFVVTCLFSGVVASTVITPNTNQNSGLIPSGHSDLQFNLSNGNWVQNLNLPTSASDKDVITISSEAGYPSYLETSNTDLPIESLSIRQGQSLSFIFDKNSNKWLVKATVSYPSNGLNDFMVMSDHQMIQKVQVRNGQWASQITLPNNVAEGTLINVVSDAAYDSSINTSNLLFASSYVLKNGDSFWFKYSKELAKWVPESLNAYQLKAQNVATKIPTIKAPLTEVIFADGNWIPNIELPQTAKDRDRIVVKSTAGWEASISNSYINTQATLKLNRGDRYEFMYVADLAKWVLISSPQLNLEAKSLSTHKLPEMKQPTIRVKIGNANWQAQLALPSKANIGDKVIFNSLADWSTTITAENGLKQTIAAGENQRYKFSDTGWVRDSSTIDMLLVNSPEVSKSLGAHAAKIRMLEAQDLTNVAAENSNAQFYIRDVGYLEYRIPGSTQLGDVTGAGRDDKIIQNERDRVKADAVYYQGNEEGCGLAWVNKTPSAYDMLGTSSTNCGLSVMRHEFGHNMGLSHHDKTDVARGFAHPLGSTIMGGNSLPFFSSPSLYHPKYGYRLGIQGQIDALTLMNQNAPFVTKFR; via the coding sequence ATGAAAAATAAGATATCGTGGTTTGTTGTTACTTGTTTATTCAGTGGGGTTGTTGCAAGTACCGTAATTACCCCGAATACCAATCAAAATAGTGGTCTTATTCCTTCGGGGCATAGCGATCTGCAATTTAATTTATCGAATGGTAATTGGGTGCAAAACTTAAATTTGCCCACATCAGCCAGTGATAAAGATGTGATTACCATCAGCTCTGAAGCGGGTTACCCATCTTATCTGGAGACATCGAATACTGATTTACCCATTGAGTCTTTAAGTATTCGCCAAGGGCAAAGCCTTAGTTTTATTTTTGATAAAAACTCAAACAAATGGCTGGTAAAGGCTACCGTAAGCTACCCAAGCAATGGATTAAATGATTTTATGGTGATGAGTGATCATCAAATGATTCAAAAAGTTCAGGTGCGTAATGGTCAGTGGGCGAGTCAAATTACTTTACCCAATAATGTTGCAGAAGGTACATTGATTAATGTGGTGTCTGATGCGGCTTATGATTCATCAATTAATACCTCAAATTTGCTTTTTGCAAGTAGCTATGTTCTTAAAAATGGAGATAGTTTTTGGTTTAAATATTCAAAAGAATTAGCCAAATGGGTGCCTGAAAGTTTAAATGCTTATCAGCTGAAAGCACAAAATGTAGCTACGAAAATCCCGACGATCAAAGCACCACTCACTGAAGTTATTTTTGCCGATGGTAATTGGATTCCGAATATAGAACTTCCACAAACTGCTAAAGATCGTGATCGCATTGTGGTTAAATCAACTGCGGGCTGGGAAGCAAGCATCTCGAATAGTTATATTAATACGCAAGCAACTTTAAAATTAAATCGAGGTGATCGTTATGAGTTTATGTATGTTGCTGATTTAGCGAAATGGGTGTTGATATCTTCTCCTCAATTGAATTTAGAAGCGAAATCTCTGAGCACTCATAAACTTCCTGAAATGAAGCAACCGACTATACGAGTCAAAATTGGCAATGCCAATTGGCAGGCTCAGTTAGCACTACCGTCTAAAGCCAATATTGGAGATAAGGTGATCTTCAATTCACTTGCAGACTGGAGTACGACGATTACGGCAGAAAATGGCTTAAAGCAAACCATCGCTGCAGGTGAAAACCAACGTTATAAATTTAGTGATACTGGGTGGGTTAGAGATAGTTCTACCATTGATATGTTGTTGGTGAATAGTCCTGAAGTGTCTAAGTCCTTGGGTGCTCATGCGGCAAAAATTCGTATGTTAGAGGCACAGGATTTAACCAATGTAGCGGCAGAAAACTCCAATGCTCAATTTTATATTCGAGATGTTGGCTATCTTGAATATAGAATTCCTGGCAGTACTCAATTAGGCGACGTTACGGGCGCAGGTCGTGATGACAAAATCATTCAGAATGAAAGGGATCGAGTGAAAGCGGATGCGGTTTATTACCAAGGAAATGAGGAAGGCTGTGGTTTGGCATGGGTGAATAAAACACCGTCAGCTTATGATATGTTAGGGACCAGTAGTACCAATTGTGGGCTTTCAGTGATGCGTCATGAGTTTGGTCACAATATGGGATTAAGTCATCATGACAAAACTGATGTTGCGCGTGGTTTTGCCCATCCTTTAGGAAGTACGATTATGGGGGGGAATTCTTTGCCATTTTTCTCAAGTCCAAGCTTGTATCATCCGAAATATGGCTATCGATTGGGAATTCAAGGGCAAATTGATGCACTGACGTTGATGAACCAAAATGCACCCTTCGTAACCAAATTTCGTTAA
- a CDS encoding LysR family transcriptional regulator, with product MNLNQEQLTIFKTVIETGSFSAAARLLGKVPSAISMSIANLEIDLNLQLFERVGREPKPTTQALLLYEKTEQLLVEMNQWKQHAFSLSNGLEPALNIVVVSELLHMRWTEYILLLEKQFPLLQINIMTAPQEDALEMLMNQTAQLALMFEREVLESSEQFVELKRELLVPVIATDHPLATCRHVSFEQIQQTRQIVVASRDKTIKPELLYSKQYWRTDNHHSASLLILEKLGWGVLPEQMLIENPRLKKQLKILQLSDFTPKFEYYVDLVWSRESQLGSAAHFLINHIRKQRILHK from the coding sequence ATGAATTTAAATCAAGAACAACTAACCATTTTTAAAACCGTGATTGAAACTGGCTCATTCTCTGCCGCAGCACGACTGCTAGGCAAAGTGCCTTCCGCGATTAGCATGTCCATAGCCAATTTAGAAATTGATCTAAATCTCCAGCTTTTTGAACGTGTTGGACGTGAACCCAAACCCACCACCCAAGCATTGCTCTTGTATGAGAAAACTGAACAACTTTTGGTAGAGATGAATCAGTGGAAGCAACATGCTTTTTCACTGAGCAATGGCTTGGAACCTGCTTTAAATATTGTAGTGGTGTCTGAGCTGCTACATATGCGCTGGACTGAATATATTTTATTGCTTGAAAAGCAATTTCCTTTACTACAAATCAATATCATGACTGCGCCGCAAGAAGATGCTTTAGAGATGCTGATGAATCAAACTGCACAGTTAGCCTTAATGTTTGAACGTGAAGTTCTAGAGAGCAGTGAGCAATTTGTGGAGCTTAAGCGGGAGCTATTAGTGCCCGTCATTGCGACTGATCATCCGCTTGCAACGTGTAGACATGTAAGTTTTGAGCAAATTCAGCAGACTCGGCAAATTGTGGTCGCAAGTCGTGACAAAACCATTAAGCCCGAACTGCTGTATTCCAAACAGTATTGGCGCACCGATAACCATCATTCGGCCAGCTTATTAATTCTTGAAAAATTAGGTTGGGGGGTATTGCCTGAGCAAATGCTGATTGAAAATCCACGCCTAAAAAAACAACTGAAGATTTTACAACTCTCCGATTTCACGCCTAAATTTGAATACTATGTTGATTTGGTTTGGAGCCGTGAGAGCCAGCTCGGCTCTGCTGCTCATTTTTTGATTAATCACATCAGAAAGCAGCGTATTTTGCATAAATAA
- the aceI gene encoding chlorhexidine efflux PACE transporter AceI, with amino-acid sequence MFLTKRRIIHALSYEIILLIVIALLLSYFFDLPLEVTGILGVVMALTSVIWNMLFNHLFEKFEKQRNLKRTVPVRILHAIGFEGGLMLATIPMIAYALNMGIWQAIVLDFSLTMGILVYTFIFQWCYDTIENHLNIERA; translated from the coding sequence ATGTTTTTAACTAAAAGAAGAATCATTCATGCGCTGAGCTATGAAATTATTCTATTGATCGTGATTGCACTTTTACTGAGTTATTTTTTCGATTTGCCACTCGAAGTCACTGGCATATTGGGTGTGGTGATGGCACTCACCTCAGTCATCTGGAATATGTTGTTTAACCATTTATTTGAAAAATTTGAAAAACAAAGAAATCTAAAAAGAACCGTGCCTGTGCGTATCTTACATGCGATTGGGTTTGAAGGTGGTTTAATGCTTGCGACGATTCCCATGATTGCTTACGCATTAAATATGGGCATCTGGCAGGCGATTGTATTGGATTTCTCTCTGACGATGGGTATCTTGGTGTATACCTTTATTTTCCAATGGTGTTATGACACGATCGAGAATCATCTAAACATAGAGCGTGCCTAA
- the tal gene encoding transaldolase, which translates to MTQTALDQLKALTTIVADTGDLTAIEQFRPLDATTNPSLITAAASLPENKDLIESAYAQARSEGYESDLLIERTIDILTVKLGVEILKIVEGRVSTEVDAALSYNTAETVAKAKELLALYASYGVKQDRILIKIASTWQGIQAAKILEAEGIHCNLTLLFGLHQAKACADAKVTLISPFVGRILDWYKKAEQVEHYPIDRDPGVVSVKQIYEFYKKHQVKTEIMGASFRSVDQVLGLAGCDLLTVAPHLLAELSKDQRKVQAQLVALAPDHEAIAQYQAITEAQFKTELEHDLMAFQLLQSGIDGFIKARQQLDHLLRESFGIDAEIRA; encoded by the coding sequence ATGACACAGACAGCATTAGACCAATTAAAAGCGCTCACCACAATTGTTGCAGACACTGGCGATCTCACAGCCATTGAGCAATTTCGTCCACTCGATGCGACCACCAATCCTTCTTTAATTACGGCAGCCGCATCACTGCCTGAAAATAAAGACCTAATCGAATCAGCTTATGCTCAGGCACGTTCTGAGGGCTATGAAAGTGATTTACTCATTGAACGCACCATTGACATTCTCACGGTCAAGCTCGGTGTTGAGATCTTAAAGATTGTTGAAGGCCGTGTATCCACCGAAGTTGATGCTGCACTGTCTTATAACACCGCTGAAACAGTAGCCAAAGCCAAAGAATTGCTTGCGCTGTATGCGTCTTACGGTGTTAAACAAGACCGCATCTTAATTAAGATTGCGTCCACATGGCAAGGTATACAAGCGGCTAAGATTTTGGAAGCTGAAGGTATTCATTGCAACCTCACCTTACTCTTTGGTTTACATCAAGCCAAAGCCTGTGCCGATGCGAAAGTGACCCTGATTTCTCCCTTTGTTGGTCGCATTTTAGATTGGTATAAAAAGGCTGAGCAAGTTGAGCATTATCCGATTGACCGTGATCCAGGTGTCGTATCTGTCAAACAAATTTATGAATTTTATAAAAAGCATCAGGTGAAAACTGAAATTATGGGTGCAAGCTTCCGTAGCGTGGATCAAGTCCTTGGCTTAGCAGGATGTGACTTGCTAACGGTGGCTCCACATCTGCTTGCAGAACTGTCAAAAGATCAGCGCAAAGTTCAAGCTCAATTGGTAGCTTTAGCGCCAGATCATGAGGCGATTGCACAATATCAAGCGATCACTGAAGCGCAGTTTAAAACCGAACTGGAACATGATTTAATGGCATTTCAACTACTGCAAAGTGGCATTGATGGCTTTATCAAAGCGCGCCAACAATTAGATCATTTACTACGTGAATCTTTTGGTATTGATGCTGAGATTCGTGCTTAA
- a CDS encoding 3-oxoacyl-ACP reductase encodes MTDQYQAFSKSPIGKFVIKNLGLPSPLQLDRFESATPVIQGAVLLGAAPNSTLSAEIAQILSNIHANSYAGNNSALQQAAAKVGLSLSAFNEGDKESKFKAVIFDASGIQHSEQLKELHAFFNPIARQIQNSGRVIVVGLTPESAPTVKQAIAQRALEGFVKSVGKEFKKGIAAQLVYVDQDAAQNLESSLRFVLSPRSAYVSGQVIRVSKATVIDIDWAKPLAGKTAVVTGASRGIGEAIAHVLSRDGAHVICLDVPQQQADLDRVASEVGGSTLAIDITAADAGEKIKAAAAAQGGLDVIVHNAGITRDKTLANMKPELWDLVININLSAIERVNDYLLENNGLSENGRIVCVSSISGIAGNLGQTNYAASKAGVIGLVKFTAPLLKNGVTINAVAPGFIETQMTAAIPFAIREAGRRMNSMSQGGLPVDVAETIALFASTASTGLSGNVVRVCGQSLIGA; translated from the coding sequence ATGACTGACCAATATCAAGCATTTTCTAAATCTCCGATTGGTAAATTCGTCATTAAAAATCTAGGTTTACCGTCACCGTTACAACTCGATCGCTTTGAGTCTGCAACGCCTGTTATTCAAGGTGCAGTTTTGTTGGGTGCTGCCCCAAACAGTACATTGTCAGCTGAGATTGCTCAAATCTTAAGTAATATCCATGCCAATAGTTATGCTGGCAATAATTCAGCCTTACAGCAAGCCGCAGCAAAAGTCGGTTTAAGTTTAAGTGCATTTAACGAAGGCGATAAAGAGTCTAAATTCAAAGCGGTTATTTTTGATGCCTCAGGCATTCAACATTCTGAACAATTAAAAGAATTACATGCATTTTTTAATCCGATTGCGCGTCAAATTCAAAACTCAGGTCGTGTGATTGTGGTCGGTTTAACCCCAGAATCGGCACCGACAGTCAAGCAAGCGATTGCACAGCGCGCACTTGAAGGCTTTGTAAAGTCAGTGGGTAAGGAGTTCAAGAAGGGTATCGCAGCGCAACTGGTTTATGTCGATCAAGATGCAGCGCAAAACCTAGAGTCTTCACTACGTTTTGTTTTATCACCACGTTCAGCTTATGTTTCGGGTCAAGTGATTCGTGTCTCTAAAGCAACGGTCATCGATATTGATTGGGCGAAACCGCTTGCAGGCAAAACGGCAGTGGTGACTGGTGCCAGTCGTGGTATTGGTGAAGCGATTGCGCATGTTTTGTCACGTGACGGCGCGCATGTGATTTGTTTAGATGTGCCTCAGCAGCAAGCAGATTTGGACCGCGTTGCCAGTGAAGTCGGTGGTTCTACCTTAGCGATTGATATTACCGCGGCAGATGCGGGTGAAAAGATCAAAGCGGCAGCAGCTGCACAAGGCGGGCTTGATGTGATTGTGCATAACGCTGGGATCACCCGTGACAAGACCTTAGCCAATATGAAACCTGAACTGTGGGATTTGGTGATTAACATCAACTTGTCTGCCATTGAACGCGTAAATGATTACTTGCTTGAAAATAATGGTTTAAGTGAAAATGGTCGCATTGTCTGTGTGTCTTCAATTTCAGGTATTGCTGGAAACTTGGGACAAACCAACTATGCAGCCTCTAAAGCAGGGGTGATTGGACTGGTAAAATTCACCGCGCCATTGCTTAAAAATGGTGTCACCATCAATGCCGTTGCACCTGGATTTATTGAAACGCAAATGACAGCTGCGATTCCGTTTGCGATTCGTGAAGCTGGACGCCGTATGAATTCTATGAGCCAAGGGGGGCTTCCTGTCGATGTTGCGGAAACTATCGCTTTATTTGCATCGACTGCATCTACGGGGTTAAGTGGTAATGTGGTACGTGTCTGCGGTCAGAGTCTGATCGGCGCTTAA